A genomic stretch from Deltaproteobacteria bacterium includes:
- the serS gene encoding serine--tRNA ligase has translation MLDLKFVRENIHAVEEALRRRRSAARLEGFVELDRKRRDLLVSVETLRAERNAASEEIGRLRREKKDASSLMEKMKEVAARIKEMEAGLPEVERQMEDALLSIPNVPDATVPDGAGEEDNAVVRTWGTPAGFPFPVRDHVDIGVGLDILDFDRAAKIAGARFCLSKGAGALLERALINFMLDVHTREHGYTEVLPPFMANSASFFGTGQLPKFEEDLFRVAGTDYFLVPTAEVPVTNVVRDEILPGDSLPLKMTAYTPCFRAEAGSYGKDVRGMIRQHQFNKVELVKICRPEQSWAELESLTADAETILQRLGLPYRVVALCTADLGFSSAKTYDLEVWLPSQKRYREISSCSNFTDFQARRAKIRFRDGASGKTRLAHTLNGSGLAAGRTVVAVLENFQQEDGSVAVPEVLRPYMGGMDRIVKR, from the coding sequence ATGCTCGACCTGAAATTCGTCCGGGAGAACATACACGCCGTGGAGGAGGCGCTTCGGCGCAGGCGCTCCGCGGCACGACTCGAGGGGTTCGTGGAACTCGACCGGAAACGGCGGGACCTGCTGGTGAGCGTGGAGACCCTGCGCGCGGAACGGAACGCCGCATCGGAGGAGATCGGCCGCCTGCGGCGGGAAAAGAAGGACGCTTCGTCCCTCATGGAGAAGATGAAGGAGGTCGCCGCACGCATCAAGGAAATGGAGGCGGGCCTGCCGGAGGTGGAGCGGCAGATGGAGGATGCGCTGCTCTCCATCCCGAACGTCCCCGATGCAACGGTCCCCGATGGGGCCGGGGAGGAGGACAACGCCGTCGTTCGGACATGGGGGACCCCGGCCGGGTTCCCGTTCCCCGTGAGGGACCACGTCGACATCGGCGTGGGGCTGGACATCCTCGATTTCGACAGGGCGGCGAAGATCGCGGGCGCGCGGTTTTGCCTGAGCAAGGGGGCGGGGGCGCTTTTGGAGCGCGCGCTCATAAACTTCATGCTGGACGTCCACACTCGCGAGCACGGCTACACGGAGGTGCTTCCCCCGTTCATGGCGAATTCGGCTTCCTTCTTCGGCACGGGACAACTCCCGAAGTTCGAGGAGGACCTCTTCCGCGTGGCGGGGACCGACTACTTCCTCGTCCCGACCGCCGAGGTGCCCGTGACGAACGTCGTCCGGGATGAAATCCTCCCCGGCGATTCCCTCCCCCTCAAGATGACGGCCTACACCCCCTGCTTCCGGGCGGAAGCGGGCTCGTACGGCAAGGACGTCAGGGGAATGATCCGGCAGCACCAGTTCAACAAGGTGGAGCTGGTGAAGATCTGCCGGCCGGAGCAATCGTGGGCGGAGCTGGAGTCCCTGACCGCCGATGCGGAAACGATACTGCAGCGGCTCGGCCTGCCGTACAGGGTGGTGGCGCTCTGCACGGCGGACCTCGGATTTTCCTCCGCCAAGACGTACGACCTCGAAGTCTGGCTGCCGTCGCAGAAGCGGTACCGCGAGATCTCCTCCTGCAGCAACTTCACCGACTTCCAGGCGAGGCGCGCGAAGATACGGTTCCGCGACGGGGCATCCGGCAAGACCCGGCTCGCGCACACGCTGAACGGCTCAGGCCTTGCCGCAGGGCGCACCGTCGTCGCGGTGCTCGAGAACTTCCAGCAGGAGGACGGCTCGGTAGCCGTCCCCGAGGTCCTGCGGCCCTACATGGGAGGAATGGACAGGATCGTCAAACGGTGA
- a CDS encoding mannose-1-phosphate guanylyltransferase codes for MDHVVVMAGGSGTRFWPESRVRRSKQFLDLTGHGPMIRETIRRMFPLLRRENVWVVACEKDAPHLSPRTLGIPGGNIILEPEGKNTGPAVALATACIARRDPAAVIAAAPADHAVADERGFRSVLGKGFRAAGRTGKFVTIGISPTHPATGYGYIERGAPFAGKEEGIYNVRRFTEKPDLATAKKFLRTGRFSWNSGIFLFRADTFGDRLKRFLPEIHEAIDAAFRPSGKSGFPGRLKTAYRRMPSISIDYGILEKEKGILVIPADFGWNDLGTWRSLHEFLGIPGENVAFGDAVLLECSNSFVRTDRGVVAVTGMKDVVVVRSGDAVLVCPRDRSEDVKRIVEEVRRKFPHLS; via the coding sequence ATGGACCACGTGGTCGTGATGGCGGGCGGGTCCGGAACCCGCTTCTGGCCCGAGAGCCGGGTGCGCCGCTCCAAGCAGTTCCTCGATCTGACCGGGCACGGCCCGATGATCCGCGAAACGATACGGCGGATGTTCCCGCTCCTGCGAAGGGAAAACGTGTGGGTGGTGGCCTGCGAGAAGGACGCGCCGCACCTGTCCCCGCGGACCCTCGGCATTCCGGGCGGGAACATCATCCTGGAGCCGGAAGGAAAAAATACCGGTCCCGCAGTGGCGCTGGCCACCGCATGCATAGCGCGCCGCGACCCGGCGGCGGTGATCGCCGCAGCTCCCGCCGATCATGCCGTCGCCGACGAGCGGGGCTTCCGCTCGGTGCTGGGAAAAGGGTTCCGCGCGGCGGGACGCACCGGGAAGTTCGTAACGATCGGGATATCCCCCACCCATCCGGCGACAGGATACGGTTATATCGAAAGGGGGGCTCCCTTCGCGGGGAAAGAGGAAGGCATCTACAACGTCCGGCGGTTCACGGAAAAGCCTGACCTTGCCACGGCGAAAAAGTTTTTGAGAACCGGACGGTTCTCCTGGAACAGCGGCATCTTCCTTTTCCGCGCAGACACTTTCGGCGACCGGCTGAAGCGCTTCCTTCCCGAAATCCATGAGGCGATCGACGCCGCGTTCCGTCCCTCCGGAAAATCGGGGTTCCCGGGACGGCTTAAAACCGCGTACAGGCGGATGCCGTCGATCTCCATCGACTACGGGATCCTCGAGAAGGAGAAGGGCATCCTTGTGATCCCGGCGGATTTCGGCTGGAACGATCTCGGCACGTGGCGGTCCCTCCACGAGTTCCTGGGAATACCGGGGGAGAACGTCGCATTCGGCGACGCGGTGCTTCTCGAATGCAGCAATTCCTTCGTCCGGACGGACCGCGGGGTGGTCGCAGTGACGGGCATGAAGGATGTGGTGGTGGTTCGAAGCGGCGACGCGGTCCTCGTATGCCCCCGCGACCGATCGGAGGACGTGAAGCGCATAGTTGAAGAGGTGCGCAGGAAATTTCCGCACCTCTCCTGA
- the mqnC gene encoding dehypoxanthine futalosine cyclase, translating to MAGRRGMTGLDEAVRMLRDTPLFELGRAADEVRRRLHPDGAVSYIVDRNINYTNVCACGCSFCAFYRDKSDPDAYVLSEEILWRKIEETLLLGGTQVLLQGGLHPDWGIEEAERLVRAVKRHPIRLHGFSPPEVWHFAIRSGISIRDVISRLVALGLDSIPGGGAEILDDEVRRRISPRKIGWEQWAAVMREAHRQGLRTSATMMFGSVETAESIARHLLRVRELQEETGGFSSFIPWTFQSGNTALSEDPSYAESAAAGFNHAVGYLRVLAASRILLPGIPTVQVSWVTQGAKVAQAGLFFGADDFGSTMIEENVVASAGVSYRMSEEEIAAAIRDAGFRPVKREGLPCST from the coding sequence ATGGCCGGAAGGCGCGGCATGACGGGTTTGGACGAGGCGGTCCGGATGTTGCGGGACACGCCGCTGTTCGAGTTGGGGAGAGCGGCGGACGAAGTGCGGCGGCGGCTTCACCCGGACGGGGCGGTGTCGTACATCGTGGACCGCAATATCAATTACACCAACGTATGCGCGTGCGGCTGCTCCTTCTGCGCCTTCTACCGCGACAAGTCCGATCCCGACGCCTACGTGCTTTCCGAAGAGATCCTTTGGAGGAAGATCGAGGAGACGCTCCTTCTCGGCGGGACGCAGGTCCTGCTCCAGGGGGGGCTGCACCCCGACTGGGGGATCGAGGAGGCCGAGCGGCTTGTCCGGGCGGTCAAGCGGCACCCCATCCGTCTTCACGGCTTTTCCCCGCCGGAAGTGTGGCACTTCGCGATCCGTTCCGGGATTTCCATCCGGGACGTCATCTCACGGCTCGTAGCCCTGGGGCTTGATTCCATCCCCGGCGGCGGCGCCGAGATCCTGGACGACGAAGTTCGGCGCAGGATCAGCCCCCGGAAGATAGGGTGGGAGCAGTGGGCGGCCGTGATGCGCGAGGCGCACCGCCAGGGGTTGCGGACCTCGGCCACGATGATGTTCGGAAGCGTGGAGACGGCGGAATCGATCGCGCGCCACCTGCTTCGCGTGCGGGAGCTCCAGGAGGAGACGGGGGGCTTTTCCTCCTTCATCCCGTGGACCTTCCAGTCGGGTAACACGGCCCTGTCGGAGGATCCGTCGTACGCGGAGAGCGCTGCGGCGGGATTCAACCATGCAGTCGGGTACCTTCGTGTCCTGGCGGCGTCCCGGATCCTGCTGCCGGGCATCCCCACCGTCCAGGTGTCATGGGTGACGCAGGGAGCGAAGGTCGCGCAGGCGGGGCTCTTCTTCGGCGCGGACGATTTCGGCAGCACGATGATCGAGGAGAACGTCGTCGCCTCGGCGGGTGTCTCCTACAGGATGTCGGAGGAAGAGATAGCCGCCGCGATCCGCGACGCGGGATTCCGGCCGGTGAAACGGGAGGGACTGCCATGCTCGACCTGA
- a CDS encoding GAF domain-containing protein, giving the protein MDTSLEKRIELLSRVIEISNSNILIENRLKYICDLLSRETGADCVCINRRERRGENLLPWISSCVQTEESAMFEFRIRPGEGVAGKALQKRVPVFFPDVRSDPPSLAVTEEQRDFASILAVPVMDDVYLYGVMNFSTHAPAQYTEETVNLLRIVATEVAGAIRNSRLYHDARKRVSELITLNEIGRAITSTFHVRDILAYVAKTTLRLLQAEGCTVRLAGDGSSALKVMVDEGYSRPGMRRELRAHGKLLANQIFREKRPLLVNGPEDSPMYLPLTRQGITSFLGLPIVSKGKALGVISYYSGSPDIAFDMEVVNLMQTICSQLANMIENSTMYQDAQALAHANQVKVRQLSTLYDVARALMSTVKTERLLQIMMRSLTSPAGLNFSRAILFMVTEDGDGLMGRMGVGPKDRREARRAASSSPGFSAEGETGGKGEDTRYPLWPDAERFSIPLYGSECLVAKAVRERKAVRTETGCGQSVPGSPQMFCGKHPSSFAAVPLVFKDEARGVIYVDNQFREREITDEDIQILTMFASEACLAMENASLYEDLENALENLRAMQSRLVQSEKLAALGEMAAKIAHEIKNPLTVIGGFAARLARKGQGEDPDGATYTRYTRIILKEAQRLERIIRQTLYFSRDVLPARRQIDLNDEIKEVLAMFREDLEEAGIHTDLNLSADLPSISVDPDQLRQVLWNLLSNAIQAMEEGGKLTVATRQATPDEGDGVVFLIGDTGGGIPYDVVHNIFNPFFTTKTKGTGLGLPIVHTIVEKHGGTIQLDNREGKGVTFSVFLPRVPKEAGAEERILEQMSRGGGEGGGGAKNHP; this is encoded by the coding sequence ATGGACACCAGCCTCGAAAAGCGGATCGAGCTTCTTTCCCGGGTGATCGAGATCTCCAACTCGAACATCCTGATCGAAAACCGGCTCAAGTACATCTGCGACCTCCTGTCCCGGGAGACCGGAGCGGATTGCGTCTGCATCAACCGGCGGGAGCGCCGCGGGGAGAACCTGCTTCCCTGGATCTCCTCCTGCGTCCAGACCGAAGAGAGCGCTATGTTCGAATTCCGCATCCGGCCGGGAGAAGGCGTCGCCGGAAAGGCCCTGCAGAAACGCGTCCCGGTCTTCTTCCCGGACGTGCGCAGCGATCCGCCGTCGCTTGCGGTAACCGAGGAACAGCGGGACTTCGCCTCGATCCTCGCCGTCCCCGTCATGGACGACGTTTACCTTTACGGCGTGATGAACTTTTCCACGCATGCACCGGCGCAATACACCGAGGAGACCGTGAACCTGCTGCGCATCGTCGCGACCGAGGTCGCCGGGGCGATCCGCAACAGCCGCCTTTACCACGACGCGCGGAAGCGCGTTTCGGAGCTGATCACGCTGAACGAGATCGGGCGGGCGATCACGTCCACGTTCCATGTGAGGGATATACTCGCATACGTGGCGAAAACCACCCTGCGGCTTCTCCAGGCGGAAGGGTGTACCGTACGCCTGGCCGGAGACGGCAGCAGCGCCCTGAAGGTCATGGTGGACGAAGGATATTCGCGGCCGGGGATGCGGCGTGAGCTTCGCGCGCACGGCAAGTTGCTGGCGAACCAGATCTTCCGGGAGAAGCGTCCCCTTCTTGTCAACGGTCCGGAAGATTCCCCCATGTATCTCCCCCTCACGCGCCAGGGGATAACCTCCTTCCTCGGTCTTCCGATCGTGTCGAAGGGGAAGGCGCTCGGCGTCATCAGTTACTACTCCGGGTCCCCGGACATCGCCTTCGACATGGAGGTGGTGAACCTGATGCAGACGATCTGCAGCCAGCTCGCCAACATGATCGAAAACTCGACGATGTACCAGGACGCGCAGGCGCTTGCGCACGCGAACCAGGTCAAGGTCCGCCAGCTCTCCACGCTTTACGACGTGGCGCGCGCCCTGATGTCCACGGTGAAGACCGAGCGGCTTCTGCAGATCATGATGCGCTCCCTCACCTCGCCCGCCGGCCTGAACTTCAGCCGGGCGATCCTTTTCATGGTGACGGAGGACGGCGACGGACTTATGGGACGGATGGGAGTCGGACCGAAGGACAGGAGGGAAGCCCGCCGGGCCGCATCCTCGTCCCCGGGGTTTTCGGCGGAAGGGGAGACCGGGGGCAAAGGCGAAGATACACGGTATCCGCTCTGGCCGGACGCGGAGCGTTTTTCCATTCCGCTGTACGGCTCCGAATGCCTTGTGGCCAAAGCTGTGCGCGAAAGGAAGGCGGTGCGGACGGAAACGGGATGCGGGCAGTCGGTCCCCGGCTCCCCCCAGATGTTCTGCGGCAAACATCCGAGCTCATTCGCCGCGGTGCCGCTCGTATTCAAGGACGAAGCCCGCGGTGTGATCTACGTGGACAACCAGTTCCGCGAGAGGGAAATCACGGACGAGGATATCCAGATCCTCACGATGTTCGCTTCGGAGGCGTGCCTCGCCATGGAGAACGCCTCGCTGTACGAAGATCTCGAAAACGCACTGGAGAACCTGCGGGCGATGCAGAGCCGATTGGTGCAGAGCGAGAAGCTGGCGGCGCTCGGAGAGATGGCCGCCAAGATCGCGCACGAGATCAAGAACCCGCTGACCGTCATCGGCGGCTTCGCGGCGCGCCTGGCGAGGAAAGGGCAGGGGGAGGATCCGGACGGCGCCACCTACACCCGGTACACCCGGATCATCCTGAAGGAGGCCCAGAGGCTGGAACGGATCATCCGGCAGACGCTTTACTTCTCGAGGGATGTCCTCCCCGCCCGCAGGCAGATCGACCTGAACGACGAGATCAAGGAAGTTCTTGCCATGTTCCGGGAGGATCTGGAAGAGGCCGGGATACACACGGACCTGAATCTGTCCGCGGATCTTCCGTCCATATCCGTCGATCCGGACCAGCTCAGGCAGGTCCTGTGGAATCTCCTGTCCAACGCGATCCAGGCGATGGAAGAAGGCGGCAAACTCACCGTGGCTACGCGGCAGGCGACGCCGGACGAAGGCGACGGAGTCGTTTTTCTCATCGGCGACACGGGCGGCGGGATTCCGTACGACGTGGTCCATAACATCTTCAATCCCTTCTTCACCACGAAAACCAAGGGAACGGGCCTCGGGCTTCCCATAGTCCACACGATCGTGGAAAAGCACGGGGGCACGATCCAGCTGGACAACCGGGAAGGGAAAGGGGTAACCTTTTCGGTCTTCCTGCCGCGCGTTCCGAAGGAGGCGGGCGCGGAGGAGCGGATCCTCGAGCAGATGAGCAGGGGCGGAGGGGAAGGTGGAGGCGGTGCTAAAAACCATCCGTGA
- the mqnE gene encoding aminofutalosine synthase MqnE, with translation MEAVLKTIRDKVEAGRRISEEDALALYRTRDVLSVGEMADFANRRKNGDRVYFIVNRHINPTNICVNRCRFCAFSKTKGEPLAYTMTMEEVLRRAEEAQEQKATELHIVGGLHPDLPFDFYLVMLRTLAERFPAMHIQAFTAVEIDYFSKITGMPLDEVIRSLKEAGLGSLPGGGAEIFAPEVRNSICPEKISGDRWLEVMEAVHAAGLRSNATMLYGHVETPESRVDHLRRLRELQDRTGGFQSFIPLAFHPKNTQIAKGYTTGLEDLLALAVGRLYLDNFRHVKSFWIMVGPKLAQISLHFGVNDIDGTVVEERITHAAGAQAGQEMTVSELVTMIRQAGRVPVERDTLYNVVREWPEGAA, from the coding sequence GTGGAGGCGGTGCTAAAAACCATCCGTGACAAGGTGGAGGCGGGGCGGCGCATTTCGGAGGAGGACGCGCTTGCGCTGTACCGGACGCGGGATGTCCTGTCGGTCGGCGAGATGGCGGATTTCGCCAACCGGCGGAAGAACGGGGACCGTGTGTACTTCATCGTAAACCGGCACATCAATCCCACCAACATCTGCGTCAACCGGTGCCGGTTCTGCGCCTTCAGCAAGACGAAGGGAGAGCCCCTCGCGTACACGATGACGATGGAGGAAGTCCTGCGCAGGGCGGAAGAGGCGCAGGAGCAGAAGGCGACGGAACTTCACATAGTGGGAGGGCTGCACCCCGACCTGCCGTTCGATTTCTACCTCGTCATGCTGCGGACGCTTGCGGAACGGTTTCCCGCGATGCACATCCAGGCCTTCACCGCCGTGGAGATCGACTATTTCTCGAAGATCACCGGTATGCCGCTCGATGAAGTCATCCGCAGCCTGAAGGAAGCAGGGCTCGGCAGCCTGCCGGGAGGCGGTGCGGAAATTTTCGCGCCCGAAGTGCGCAACAGCATCTGCCCGGAGAAGATTTCGGGCGACCGCTGGCTCGAGGTTATGGAGGCGGTGCACGCGGCGGGCTTGCGCAGCAACGCGACCATGCTTTACGGGCACGTGGAAACGCCGGAGTCCCGGGTCGACCACCTGCGCCGTCTGCGGGAGCTCCAGGACCGGACGGGCGGGTTCCAGTCGTTCATCCCGCTGGCGTTCCATCCGAAAAACACCCAGATCGCCAAGGGATACACGACGGGGCTGGAGGACCTCCTTGCGCTCGCGGTGGGGCGGCTCTACCTCGACAACTTCAGGCACGTCAAATCCTTCTGGATCATGGTCGGACCGAAGCTTGCCCAGATATCCCTCCATTTCGGCGTGAACGACATCGACGGGACCGTGGTGGAGGAGCGTATCACCCATGCAGCCGGTGCGCAGGCGGGCCAGGAGATGACGGTCTCCGAGCTGGTTACGATGATACGGCAGGCGGGACGCGTGCCCGTCGAGCGGGACACGCTCTACAACGTCGTGCGCGAATGGCCGGAAGGCGCGGCATGA
- a CDS encoding transcription elongation factor GreA — protein sequence MDFLREAREKLEEEAQKIEVELRVKLPKEISAAMSHGDLSENAEYHAAKERQSTLQARMGQIQKRLADLSRIDVSGIPADRVGLGSVVTVDNLDTGETACYTLVIPEVADGKRNLISIAAPVGKALLNRQVGDSVTVSIPKGTFELEVRKFVTITGTIFE from the coding sequence TTGGATTTTCTAAGGGAGGCGAGAGAAAAACTGGAGGAAGAAGCGCAGAAGATCGAGGTGGAACTCCGGGTCAAGCTGCCGAAGGAGATAAGCGCCGCGATGTCGCACGGCGACCTGTCCGAGAACGCCGAATACCACGCCGCCAAGGAGCGGCAGTCCACGCTGCAGGCCCGGATGGGCCAGATCCAGAAGCGGCTCGCGGATCTTTCCCGTATCGACGTGTCCGGCATCCCTGCGGATCGCGTCGGTTTGGGAAGCGTCGTGACGGTCGACAACCTCGATACCGGGGAGACGGCCTGCTACACGCTGGTTATCCCGGAGGTCGCCGACGGCAAGCGGAACCTCATATCCATCGCTGCGCCCGTCGGAAAGGCGCTGCTGAACCGGCAGGTGGGCGATTCGGTGACGGTTTCGATACCGAAAGGCACTTTCGAGCTCGAAGTACGGAAGTTCGTCACCATCACCGGCACGATTTTCGAATAG
- a CDS encoding DUF502 domain-containing protein → MRIDLKKSFVTGIFVTVPLVLSVGILVWFFQKVDRFFSPLIEGIAGAIFPGAERVPGAGFLAGLLIIFLVGLFARNVVGARILEGIDWLIDRIPGYRTIYTTIKQLTNAFSPDSTRSFRQVLLVEYPKEGSYALAFRTGTVEKEGKPLAVVFVPTNNLYLGEVLFIPEERACVLDMTVEQGVKILVSGGIAAPRTFQGTSGLPGGIPDILPLNGAGGNTAHEIGLDKQGPSSVT, encoded by the coding sequence GTGCGCATCGACCTCAAAAAGAGTTTCGTGACCGGCATTTTCGTGACGGTTCCCCTTGTCCTGTCGGTGGGGATCCTCGTCTGGTTTTTCCAGAAGGTGGACCGTTTCTTTTCGCCCCTGATCGAAGGGATCGCCGGCGCGATTTTTCCCGGAGCGGAGCGCGTCCCCGGCGCCGGCTTTCTCGCGGGGCTGCTTATCATCTTCCTTGTGGGTTTGTTCGCCCGGAACGTGGTCGGGGCGCGCATCCTCGAGGGAATCGACTGGCTGATCGACCGGATCCCGGGTTACCGGACGATTTATACCACCATCAAGCAGCTTACGAACGCGTTTTCCCCGGACAGCACCCGGTCGTTCCGTCAGGTGCTCCTGGTCGAATATCCGAAAGAAGGCTCCTACGCCCTGGCTTTCCGGACCGGGACGGTAGAGAAGGAAGGCAAGCCTCTCGCCGTCGTCTTCGTTCCGACCAACAACCTGTACCTGGGAGAGGTGCTTTTCATCCCGGAGGAGAGGGCGTGCGTCCTCGACATGACCGTGGAGCAGGGGGTGAAGATCCTCGTGTCGGGCGGTATCGCCGCTCCGCGGACATTCCAGGGGACCTCCGGCCTGCCGGGGGGGATTCCGGATATCCTTCCGTTGAACGGCGCCGGCGGAAATACGGCACACGAAATTGGACTTGACAAGCAAGGACCCTCGTCCGTAACCTGA
- a CDS encoding ferritin family protein codes for MQAPEIVKVIHTAIDKEKEAIATYLQLAKVIKDVKAKNVLINLASDEVGHMNKLEDHLISFLEGKSWVIPRAEGAETIAAVMTKSAKLEKIDPGKLARADEIRILEIAIDKEIAANRAYLDMARDAASKEAKEMFLSLAGEEDMHARILKAEVDSIGQNGFWFDMQEFTMEQ; via the coding sequence ATGCAGGCACCCGAAATCGTAAAGGTCATCCACACCGCCATCGACAAGGAGAAGGAGGCGATCGCGACCTACCTGCAACTGGCCAAGGTCATCAAGGACGTCAAGGCGAAAAACGTGCTCATCAATCTCGCATCGGACGAGGTGGGGCACATGAACAAGCTTGAGGACCACCTGATATCCTTTCTCGAGGGGAAATCCTGGGTGATTCCCCGTGCCGAGGGCGCGGAAACGATTGCTGCGGTGATGACGAAAAGCGCAAAACTTGAGAAAATCGATCCGGGGAAACTTGCGCGCGCGGATGAAATCCGTATCCTGGAGATCGCCATAGACAAGGAGATCGCCGCGAACAGGGCGTACCTCGATATGGCCAGGGATGCCGCGTCGAAGGAAGCGAAGGAGATGTTCCTTTCCCTGGCCGGGGAAGAGGACATGCATGCCAGGATACTGAAGGCCGAAGTGGATTCGATCGGCCAGAACGGATTCTGGTTCGACATGCAGGAATTTACCATGGAGCAGTAA